The bacterium sequence CGCCTCTGCGAGCGTCGGGTGGGCATGGCAGGCGCGCGCGATGTCCTCGGCGCTGGCGCCGAAGGCCATCGCCACGGCGGCCTCGGCGATCAGCTCGCCGGCCAGCGGGCCGACGATGTGCACGCCGAGCACGCGGTCGGTCTCGCCGTGGGCGAGCACCTTCACGCGGCCGTCGATCTCGGCGATCGCCCGCGCGCGGCTGTTGGCTCTGAAATGGAAGACGCCCTTCTTGTAGGGCGTGCCGGCGCCCTTGAGGTCCTCTTCCGTCTTGCCCACGCCCGCCGCCTCGGGGTGCGTGTAGACGACACCCGGAATCGTGTCGTAGTTCAGGTGTGCCGCGCGCCCGGCCATCGCCTCAACGCAGGCGATGCCCTCCTCCTCGGCCTTGTGCGCCAGCATCGGCCCGGCGATCACATCGCCGATCGCGAAGACGCCCGGCACGCCGGTCGCGAAGTGCGCGCCGACGGGGATTCGCCCCCGCTCGTCCGTGGCGAGGCCGATGGCCGCAAGGCCCAGGCCCTCGGTGTTCGGCACGCGGCCCGTCGCGAGCAGCACGCGATCGCAGCGGATCGTCTCGCCGCCCTCCAGCGCCACCTCGGGCCGGCCCTTCACGAGCCTCGCGCCCGTGACCCGCGCGCTCAGCTTGAAGGCCAGGCCCTGCTTCTTGAGCAGGCGCTGCGTCTCGCGGGCGATCTCGAGGTCCATGCCGGGCAGCACGCGGTCCAGGTACTCGAGCACGGTGACCTTGGCGCCCAGGCGCGACCAGACCGAGCCCAGCTCGAGGCCGATGGCGCCGGCGCCGATGACGACGAGCTCGCCCGGCACCTCGCTCCAGGCGAGCGCCTCCGTGCTGGTGCCGATCCGGTCGCCATCCAGCTCCACGCCGGGGAGCGCGCCCGCGCGGCTGCCGGTGGCAATGATCGCGCGCTGCGCGACGAGCCGCTGCTCGCCGTCATCGCCTGTGACGAGCAGCCCACCGGGCGCCGTGAAGCGGGCCGCGCCCGCGTAGCGCGTCACGCCGCGGCGCTTGAACAGCTCGGCGATGCCGTCCGTGAGGCCTTTCACCACCGCGTCCTTGCGCGTCATCATGGCGGCGAGATCGAGGCTCACGCGCCCGAGCTGCACGCCGTGCTCGGCCAGGCCCGCCTTGGCCCGCGCGAA is a genomic window containing:
- the lpdA gene encoding dihydrolipoyl dehydrogenase translates to MQRHDLVIIGAGPGGYVAALRAAQLGIEVACVEKEPALGGTCLRVGCVPSKALLESSLYFARAKAGLAEHGVQLGRVSLDLAAMMTRKDAVVKGLTDGIAELFKRRGVTRYAGAARFTAPGGLLVTGDDGEQRLVAQRAIIATGSRAGALPGVELDGDRIGTSTEALAWSEVPGELVVIGAGAIGLELGSVWSRLGAKVTVLEYLDRVLPGMDLEIARETQRLLKKQGLAFKLSARVTGARLVKGRPEVALEGGETIRCDRVLLATGRVPNTEGLGLAAIGLATDERGRIPVGAHFATGVPGVFAIGDVIAGPMLAHKAEEEGIACVEAMAGRAAHLNYDTIPGVVYTHPEAAGVGKTEEDLKGAGTPYKKGVFHFRANSRARAIAEIDGRVKVLAHGETDRVLGVHIVGPLAGELIAEAAVAMAFGASAEDIARACHAHPTLAEAIKEAALAVDERAIHA